agattcctctagggcagggccactaaatgttgtacggagggccgcaagtttgagacccctggtactaaagtaattaaaaataaaaataaatttaccaagttcagtgagcctaaacataATACACAGGGCTCAACTAGCATcagccacagcccagtaaatcttcagacaatgaccTTAAAAAACCACTGAAGGACGTaacatcatttcaaattgacccttgctgatctaagttttgatcatttcatttgacTTCATGttataacaaataaaacaaaataaatttgtttgtgccttcaGGGAGACAGGCTATGGTGGTGAGTGGGAAAACAGGAACACTGAAAAAGGGAAAGTCACACTGCTGGTGAATTTATTTGAACATtaaatacctgaaacaactgtatatgAATAACGGTAAATAACAGTGTTAcgatagaaattagaaataaaataaagtaggaaaAGAAATCCTGGTATCTTTTATGTGCAAGGAATGCTGCTTAACTgacaaaaaaattttgtgaatCAGTGAAAACTTGAGTTTTTACATAggtacaaaatgaaaaaaaccaACTCTGCCCCAAAGGGTTTACTCCCATTAAGTTAAAGAGgcatattttaaacaactataaTTAAGTAATAGTGTGGTAGCAAATATGCTAATATATGAAAAAGTACTAATTAAAAAGAATGTTGTCTATATATATTTCCTCTGCCAACTCTTTCTACAAAACGTTTTCCCCATAAGCATTCCAGTTATAATAATTTATGCCATAAATAACTCAAATCTATAAAGTAAGCTAGTAAATTCTCTACCTTGTGGGGAGCAAGACTTCTCTGTCTGAATTTTTCAACCACTTCTGGGCCCATAGAAGACCAGGCATTGACAAATGCTTCTGCTTTGTCTGGACTCAGATGAATGTTCTCTAATTGCTGCTGCAAAGCTGCTGGTTTCATGTTGTGATAGACTGCCTGTTAAGAAGGGGGAAAAGTCATAGTCATATACACATGTCTTAGTGCTCAAGATACAGACTTGGGACtagaagcaaatatattttttaatgatttaaatcAAAAGACTAATATATTTCTActgcaaagttatttttaaataagtaatgtATATACAACCAGTAGTTCGAAGATTCAAAGACCTaccttctgtttctatttttgccTGTTTCCATTTTAGCCTGAGTAATCCTAAATTCACTTAACCAAAAAAGTCTGCTTTGATTATATAAATGATtctttattaaagtttatttctttatttatttcatgaAGTTGACAAAAGCTTTGTTTGCCAAGTAACAAAatgtttctactttttcttttttttttgggggggtttttgggccacacccggaggtgctcaggggttactcctggctgtctgctcagaaatagctcctggcaggcacgggggaccatatgggacactgggattcgaaccaactacctttggtcctagatcggctgcttgcaaggcaaacgctgctgtgctatctctctgggcctttgtGTTTCTACTTTTTCAAGACTGCTTTCCCTACCAACATTAtaggaattattaaaaaatgtatatctaGATTTGTTTCACAGGTATATTTGTCCCATTTCTTGCGTTACTCCGGAACAACTATCTCATAAACCCCATCCAGTCTGTCCTAGTCAGTCATCTGTTTCTCCTGAAGGCCCACCAGGATCAACACACTgtcatctctctgacccataaTTGTGGAAAGTGTCTGTTATACATGCCTGATAGCTTGTTTTCCCAACAGTATCTGCTCACTAGATTGTCCATGCAGCTATAGTACtatcaaaattttcatttttcatgtgtcctaCTATAATCAATCAACAAAATCTTCTTGGAAACAATTTAATCCCAGCAATGTGGTAGTTTTACTTTAGATGCATAAACATGATGACCTGAAGTCCAAAATTTAAAATCTAGAGAAGAAAGGAAGCATAACAGACAGGAGACACAACTGAACCCTAAGCTTTCTACTCGGATGAGCAGAGTATCCAAGGAACCAAGACAAGGGACAACTGAAAGTATGAGGGGCACAGCTACAGAGAAAGGGGAGGTTATAATAAACtgattttaaatgagaaaaagggacacagaagagcaGCTCATTAGAAGTATGACTGAAGGTTGGTCGAATGAGATTTATGACAGAAGTTCTCTCACAATGCTTcttttttaagcattttatttatcaTCAGAGTCATGTAAATCCTCCAAAATAATTTCATAAGGCTTTTTTTGTAAGTGCTCATTCCTCCAAATTAGTATATCAAATAATGTGTTAAAATCTTTTGTCTCAAGTCCACAAAGTCTTAGGTTCATGTTGTGAAATACTTCCTTCAGGCTACTCAATGAGAGATTGCTTGGTGGACTGTAATAATGTACAACACATTCAAGTGTTTTATTATACTGAATTTCTTATATTAGATTCCTGTTTTCTTTATTAAGAtaaatctagggcccggagagatagcacagcggcgtttgccttgcaagcagccgatccaggaccaaagatggttggttcgaatcccagtgtcccatagggtcccccgtgcctgccaggagctatttctgagcagacagccaggagtaacccctgagcactgccaggtgtgacccaaaaaccaaaaaaaaaaaaaaaaaaaaaagataaatctacAGCTTCCACTggaatgtggtttttttttttttaaagaatattattgataagcatgtttgtaaccaaggtgtttaaataaaaaatatttaaaaaaaaaacttgaaaagagtGGGCTTTGGAAAAATTATCCAGTTGTTCATATTTTAAATCTTgtgcatattttaaatgttagagTTGCACCTAGAATTTAAGATTGACTTATCCATATtcatttattacaatttttaggAAATTTCTACTTTAAATTATTACTAAAGACAACACAATTATACTTTTAGTTCTGATATGAACTATAATTTGCATGTTTATAGCATAAGTTTcagcagaaaattattttaatgttttgttataAATCATTATTAGAAGTAcaatttgaataatttattttaagaattttcttaGGTTAAGTTTTCAAAGTAGAATTGCTTTTAtttctacatacacaaaatatAATTAGCTCATGCTCAGTCTTATCAATGTGTTGTTTCTGGAGAAAGAATTTGGACTAAATTATAAAGTCTTACATTGAGTATAACACATATGATcgattaattatatataattgtataatgCAAAATATGATGGCATTAAGGAACTGGAACTTAGTATAGtcaataaattttgtaaaaaaaagaatattattgatATGATAACATTATAAACATCCTAAACAAACCATGGCTAGAAAATTTGGTGTAGTAAAATACCTGTTCTAAAATGAACGATATTGTTTCAAGAACTAGATGAAGATCCTGTCTCTCTAGAGAAAACGCAGCTTGAAGTTTTTCTTCCTCCTCACCACTGAAACTGTTCTCATTCTGTAACACATAAAGCAAGTTATTAGCATACTTTCAGATATTCAAAGTTAGAAATCAGCACATAGATTCATTCTGAGACTTTGAAAGACAAATTAAACtcctggcaaaaacaaaaacaggtcaaattgcattatttcaaaAATCAATTCCATATTTAGACTTGCCCAAGAAAAtccatttttagttgttttttggttttagagctacccccagtggtgttcagggcttacgcTTGGCTGTGCTCAGCGATTAGTCCTggcatatgtggttctgggaggCAAACTCAGATTGACCATgggcaaggtaagcactctactcactgtaccattGATCCaacacaaaatgttttttttaagtattttaagttcATCATtttcaaaaggtaaaaaaaaaaaattacagtgaaTTACATAACATCTaaacatttaggaaaaaaataagatagcGTGCCAAAAAGTTACTAGTAATAgtaattttcatcttcattcactgaaaaatatttactgaaatacCTATTATATTCTACAAATACTACAGATCATGTCTGATCATGTCATCATGTATACTATAGTCCAattaaaaggtacataaaaataattattcagagGCAGAGATAGTGTAgccagtagagcacttgctttgcctgaATCTGATCCTAAGTTGATCCCTCGTACCACATATAGTaccctgaaccctaccaggagtgatccctgagtatagaacctgaacacttctgggagtggccccgaaacaaaaagaaatattcaatagGGCCAACCAGCGCAGTTCTCAGCTCTAGTACTGACCCATCTTACCCAACTGTATCACCAGAGTAGCAGTGCCAAGAGAGCCTGAGCAGTGCCTGGAAGGACATCTGTGCCACTTTCCCATTCCCACCCCTGCCACGtggaccccaaaaataaatgtttccaaGTAAGTTCAAAAACAATCTCCTTTTTGATATGTTCATTGTTCTACAAATAATTATGCAGTACTGTAAAAGCATAAAGAAGGACATTCAAGATTTTTCTATAGCAGTCTGTTTCAAAAGTAAACACGTTTTCTATCATTTCCTTTTGGTGTAAAGATATTGGTTCATAGAATATGAAACATATATACTGTTACaattgcttttaaataaaaatattcatctacACATAATGAGAAACACTTGGATCTCCCTGGCAacaagaagtttcagaaattcCCAAAGTCCCTGCCTGGCCAGTTCAGGCATTATACACAAACTGGTGTTGAACTAAAGCAGCAGAAATCTCTATGATGGcacatttgggggctggaggggTTGAAGACTAGGGCACCCAAACTCTCACCTTTATTACCTGTTTTAGGACTAACAAAAGCTTACACCCCAGTAGCTACACTGCTCATAACTTACCTCATAAGCAATGTTTTAATGCCCAACTTCCAGAGCTTATATATCCTCTTGAAATAAATTCCAGATTTTATCCAGATGAGGCATATCAGTAGCACTTGTGTGCTCACCAAACCACACAGGTCACATTAAATTCAGTGCAGAAAGGAACAGTGAAGAGGTTTAGGATTTTGGTAATTATTTCAGATTATTACCAGCTTGACAATACGTTGTTACCAGGTTTTATCTGCTTAATGAAGATTTTCTATTGGCTCATTCTCATCAGCTCATTATCACATTTTCGAGAGATCTAACATTCCCGAGAACACTGCAAGTTTCAAAAAGTTCTTCAAGTAAAAATAGTTTCAAGGAAtcacagaaaatattaaaagttttaactcgtggggccagactgatagcacaacagttgagcattgccttgcacgcggctgatccaggacaaaccttgattcaatctccggcattccatgtggtcccccagccaggagtgatttctgagcgcatagccaggagtaacccctgagcatcaccgggtgtggcccaaaaagcaaagcaaaaaaaaaaaaaaagttctaactccaaaacagcttctatgaaactaacatcaccctgatacccaaagcagacaaagacaccacaaaaaataaataaataattacaggtcaatatccttgatgaacacagatgcaaaaatcctaattaaaaaaaaaaaaaaaccctagcaaatagaatccaacaattcaccGAAAAGGTCATACTCTAGGACCACATAggataggattcattccagagatgcaaggatggtttaacaaatgCATgttaatcaatgtaatacaccacatcaataaaaggaaaaatgaaaaacatactgtcatatcaacagatgcagagaaagcacttgacaaaACTTAGCACCCGTTCATAACAAAAGTTCTCAACAAAGGGGAagtgaagaaactttcctcatatagtcaaagccatctatcacaagcccatagcaaacattatactcaatggagaaaagccAAAATCCTTTCCACTAAGATCTGGTATAAATTAAAGTTGCCAGTTCTCACTTCTATTCAATCTAGTACTGTAAGTATTTgacatagcaattaagcaagaaaaaaattatcaatggaatgcacataggaaaggaagacatCAAGCTTTTACTGTTTGTAAATATGATATTATAGTTAGGAAATCCTAAAGATGcaaccaaaaaagcttctaggaactATAGGTTTgtacagtaaagtggcaggctacaaaatcaatatgcaaaGATCTATGGCTTTTCCATATACCaataatgagaagaaaatgatattaaaaaaacaattccattcacaactgtgcctcagaaagtcaaatatcttggaatcaacttaaatagagatgaaagacctatacaaagaaaactacaaaacactgcttcaagaaataaaagaaggggctggagctgtttgctttgcaggcggctaaccaaggacagaccgcagttcaatcccctatatggtcccccaagccagaggtgatttctgaatgccaggagtaacccctgagcatcaccaggtgtagccaaacaaacaaacaaacaaacaaacaaaaaaaggaaataaaagaagacacaattGAAAACACATCCCTGCTAATGGCTTGGAAGaatgaacatcattaaaatggcaacactaccaaagcattgcacagatttaatgcagtccctataAGGATACTCAtcatatatttcaaagaaatgatcaaacacttctgaaattcatatggaacagtaAATTtccatgaatagttaaagcaaaccttaggaagaagatggaaggcatcataTCCCCCAATTGTACTATAAAATGGCAGTAATtaatacagcatggtattagaataaagacagaccctcagatcattggaacaGACAAACTTCCTGAAACAAATCTTCAAGTATATgtccaattaatctttgataaagaaacaagaaatacaaagtggagcaaggaaagcctcttcaacagcgGTGTTTAGATAAATGATCATCTATATGACTATATGACAAAAAATTAACTCGGACCTCTTTTGAATATGtgcaaagtcaaatcaaaatagattaaagacggGCCAGAATAgttgtgcaagtggtagggcatttgccttgcacgtgctaacctaagacggaccaaggggggccggtgaggtggcgctagaggtaaggtatctgccttgcaagctctaggctagccaaggaaggaccgcgattccatcccccgcgtcccatatggtcccaagccaggggcgatttctgagcacttagccaggagtaacccctgagcatcaaatgggtgcggcccgaaaccccccccaaagttaaaatataaaaaatgcatgCTATCTAAAATGGTGAGATAAATACACTTTTCTttccctatgttttttttttggggggggagggggttgggtcatacccggcagtgctcaggggttactcctggctctatgctcagaaatcccccctggcaggcacaggagacgcaggatcaccccgactttgcctcctgcggcccgcaggtaaattgagtttgagagccctgcatgccgggattcgaaccaccatccttcttcatggaaggcaaaagccttacctccatgctatcttgccggcccccacttgttgtatatatatatatatattattgttttggtttttttggggggggggccacacccggcggtgctcaggggttactcctggctgtctgctcagaaatagctcctggcaggcacgggggaccatatgggacactgagattagaaccaaccacctttggtcctgtgctatctctccggacccttgtTGTATATTTTTTGTAATACTGTTtttggatcttccaggtgggggcgattaacgaaagaataaaatagcttgtGGGAGAGGCGCAAGGGACATTTTTTTTGCCAGAGCTGAcagctggttcggtttgctttttggagctggctacagactgacaaaagactctctttgctgaacctttggtcccctaatcttttgtctgtgttgattatttactccggatattattgTCAAAGTCTCCcgcaaaaggggggacggaagaatgggatttaatttatctttctgggagctaTTTGTAGACTCAGAAACAATAAGGAGTTCAAATTCCACCCacacccacttttttttcttttctgtttatttaataaTGGCTAAATTAATCCTCTTGTCTTTCCCAGTTTGAGAATGCTGAATAAGATTTCTTAAGAATTTGCTGGTTTTTTAATgagtgggtttttgttgttgttgttgtttttggtttttgaggccacaccgtttgatgctcaggggtttctcctggctaagcgctcagaaatcgcccttggcttggggggaccatatgggacgctgggggatcgaaccaaggtccttccttggctagcgcttgcaaagcagacaccttacctctagcgccacctcactggccccttaatGAGTGTTTTAATGTACTGGATAATGTTCCTTATTAAAATTGAACACTTTGAGACTAAAATAAAAGTCTTAGACATTCAAAAACTACTCACCTTCAGGTGAAGTTTTTGAAGAATTCGGGTGAGCAATCGAGGAAATCTTCCGATATCTATTGTATTTATCAGCGACACTGCTTTTTTCATGCTAAATTTACAAGcaagattttaaaattagttttacaaGTGAAACTAGACTTACAGTAGTTTATAACTGTCTATACAAGTTTAATACCTTTGGCTGCTATAGGCACTTCtgtgtaaaataaaacaacaacaaatgaagttcagagatagttcaggggttaaagcttatgccttacacatggctcaCCTCTGCTGGCTCTCCAGCATGCCCGAATCCCAGCCATGTTTCCGGTGGCTAAATGGGGTAATCCTGGCACTTTGGGGATCTGAGCAGTACCTCATTCCCATTGCACTGGTTAACCCAGAATCATTAGAAATACCCCTAAGCCCCGTCACATccctctaccaggggtcctcaaactttttcaacaggggccagttcactgtccctcagaccgttggagggtctgactctagtaaaaacaaaacttaggaacgaattcttatgcacactgcatagatcttattttgcaatgaagaaacaaaacagatacaaatacaatatgtggcccgcgggccatagtttgaggaccactgcaaggtaGAAGTCCCAAAAGAATGCCCCAGggcaggagctatagcacagccagagggtgtttgccttgcatgcagtcaacccaggatggaccccaatttgattccccggcatcccatatggttccccaagcctgccaggagtaaccagagtgctgctgggtgtggcccaaaaagaaaaacaaaaagaacgcCCCTGGAGAAGGCTAGTGCCAGGCTGGGAGACAGCACAATGGGAGGAAGCGGGTAAATGCATGGAGAGCCCATGGTTCGATTCCAGATATTCTTGATACCTCTGTGTGTGCCCCCAGGTCCTCAACAGTATTTCTGTGAAGCATCCATTTAGTACAGTAATTCTCTTTCTTTGGGCACTCTTAGGGGAAGGCTATAGTCTGTTCAAAATAGGACTAATTAAGCAGTAGGTGTTGAAGtctccagttttgtttttttcaaatgaaattcAAAAAGGAGTAGAAGCATGGGAAGGGACAGCTGAGGCGATGACACGCAAAACATAAAATCCGAATTTTAGGTAAAGGGGTAAAGAAActatgttttgctttgttgggCCACAGTAGATGGTACTCCCGGGTTGCTCCCGACTTCGCACTCTACAATCACTCCTGCTCaggagtgctcaggaggccataagAATGAAACCCAGGCTAGTGGagtgcaaggccaatgtcctgatatactatcactctgacccaagaagtgtttttaaaataccatactttcctgcgtataagacgacttttgaaacaaaaaaaggtcaaCTGAAAaccggggtcgtcttatacaccgggtatatcccgaaaaatgtttcaatatgccgctaaatgaaaattgtctgaatgtcgccacaaaacgaattttccaactggaACCTGcgccaatcactgcaaggctgctcggactgcctctctagctcagccaatcctagcaggcttttatgcatgcaaattagacgatgatctgcaccaatcactgcaaggctcaTCGGACCGCCTctcaactcagccaatccaagcaggcttttgatgcatgcaaatgagacgctgttctgcaccaatcactgccaggctgctcggaccgcctcccTGAcgtagccaatccaagcaggctttttacgcatgtaaatgagacaatgttctgcaccaattact
The Suncus etruscus isolate mSunEtr1 chromosome 4, mSunEtr1.pri.cur, whole genome shotgun sequence genome window above contains:
- the COMMD10 gene encoding COMM domain-containing protein 10; the protein is MLESQQSMKKAVSLINTIDIGRFPRLLTRILQKLHLKNENSFSGEEEEKLQAAFSLERQDLHLVLETISFILEQAVYHNMKPAALQQQLENIHLSPDKAEAFVNAWSSMGPEVVEKFRQRSLAPHKLETVGWQLNLQMANLYSVKTKISPKAVLSRKRAMKTQRVWRKFLWNSVTRSCLISITSSRLYKLSWIPSHEDCFLHVSTASLSSIEDRLPGCIFRIIWWLSSCKLNEYCFLDKK